A window from Primulina huaijiensis isolate GDHJ02 chromosome 13, ASM1229523v2, whole genome shotgun sequence encodes these proteins:
- the LOC140991590 gene encoding uncharacterized protein isoform X1: protein MSCSILISLLRSPNCSICGFTKPISTSSWWNRYNGYENYTRTLFLRKANGKRWPGIRTCPRGYNLVLSSNCSTVSSSGNDSSLNASGGREYLLMSDEQLMSHCEMDTFKASGPGGQHRNKRESAVRLKHIPTGIISQAVEDRSQHKNRESALGRLRKILAVKVRNSVELDKYVPPLELIQILPAQSSLRGSENGPQIGPNNPKFSLGMQALLDLIFAVEGSVSDAAKKLGLSTGALSRLILSDDSLRMAVNEFRVSKGLRRLK, encoded by the exons ATGTCTTGTTCGATTCTGATATCGTTGTTGAGATCCCCAAATTGTAGTATTTGTGGTTTTACGAAGCCTATTTCGACAAGTTCTTGGTGGAATCGTTATAacggttatgaaaattatacAAGGACCCTCTTTCTGCGGAAAGCAAATGGAAAAAGGTGGCCAGGAATCAGGACTTGTCCACGAGGATATAATTTGGTGTTATCCTCTAACTGCAGCACTGTTTCTTCTAGTGGTAATGACAGTAGCTTAAACGCAAGTGGAGGCAGAGAGTATCTACTAATGAGCGATGAGCAGCTTATGAGCCATTGTGAGATGGATACTTTTAAAGCATCAGGCCCAGGGGGACAGCACCGGAACAAACGTGAGTCTGCTGTGCGTCTGAAGCATATTCCAACCGGCATTATTTCTCAG GCCGTTGAAGATAGATCGCAGCACAAAAATCGAGAGTCGGCCCTCGGTCGATTGCGTAAGATTTTAGCTGTTAAAG TGAGGAATTCGGTGGAACTTGATAAATATGTACCTCCTTTGGAACTCATTCAAATCCTTCCTGCGCAGTCCTCTTTGCGAGGATCTGAAAATGGTCCTCAGATTGGACCAAATAATCCCAAATTTTCTTTG GGAATGCAGGCTTTGCTCGACCTGATTTTTGCAGTCGAGGGCTCAGTTTCAGATGCTGCAAAGAAATTAGG GTTGAGCACGGGGGCTTTATCACGTTTGATATTATCTGACGACTCTCTGCGAATGGCTGTCAATGAGTTCAGAGTTTCCAAG
- the LOC140991590 gene encoding uncharacterized protein isoform X2 — protein MSCSILISLLRSPNCSICGFTKPISTSSWWNRYNGYENYTRTLFLRKANGKRWPGIRTCPRGYNLVLSSNCSTVSSSGNDSSLNASGGREYLLMSDEQLMSHCEMDTFKASGPGGQHRNKRESAVRLKHIPTGIISQAVEDRSQHKNRESALGRLLRNSVELDKYVPPLELIQILPAQSSLRGSENGPQIGPNNPKFSLGMQALLDLIFAVEGSVSDAAKKLGLSTGALSRLILSDDSLRMAVNEFRVSKGLRRLK, from the exons ATGTCTTGTTCGATTCTGATATCGTTGTTGAGATCCCCAAATTGTAGTATTTGTGGTTTTACGAAGCCTATTTCGACAAGTTCTTGGTGGAATCGTTATAacggttatgaaaattatacAAGGACCCTCTTTCTGCGGAAAGCAAATGGAAAAAGGTGGCCAGGAATCAGGACTTGTCCACGAGGATATAATTTGGTGTTATCCTCTAACTGCAGCACTGTTTCTTCTAGTGGTAATGACAGTAGCTTAAACGCAAGTGGAGGCAGAGAGTATCTACTAATGAGCGATGAGCAGCTTATGAGCCATTGTGAGATGGATACTTTTAAAGCATCAGGCCCAGGGGGACAGCACCGGAACAAACGTGAGTCTGCTGTGCGTCTGAAGCATATTCCAACCGGCATTATTTCTCAG GCCGTTGAAGATAGATCGCAGCACAAAAATCGAGAGTCGGCCCTCGGTCGATTGC TGAGGAATTCGGTGGAACTTGATAAATATGTACCTCCTTTGGAACTCATTCAAATCCTTCCTGCGCAGTCCTCTTTGCGAGGATCTGAAAATGGTCCTCAGATTGGACCAAATAATCCCAAATTTTCTTTG GGAATGCAGGCTTTGCTCGACCTGATTTTTGCAGTCGAGGGCTCAGTTTCAGATGCTGCAAAGAAATTAGG GTTGAGCACGGGGGCTTTATCACGTTTGATATTATCTGACGACTCTCTGCGAATGGCTGTCAATGAGTTCAGAGTTTCCAAG